A genome region from Bradyrhizobium commune includes the following:
- a CDS encoding thiamine pyrophosphate-dependent enzyme — protein MGKLVADIIVETLQSAGVKHCYGVVGDTLNLIARSLERSEIEWISMRHEEAGAFAAQAEAQVADRLTAVAGSCGPGSLHFINGIFEANRNRAPVILIASQIIRDELGFEFIQEVDFKQVYRDCSVFCDMIHTPEQARRKTVIACQTALAKRGVAVLIVPADISASIVDDNIPYAVHVAKPITRPNDADLGEIADILNSSENVVLYCGSGCQGAHREILAVASKLKAPIAHTSRAKDFLEFDNPYNIGMTGMLGNEAGYHALLDCDALLMLGADFAWRQFYPDKAKIVQVDIDPTHLGRRHPITKGVVGDVKATLEALLPMLAERSDASFRSAYVKRYAQYREAERVKVAAGHEGHIPGSYLTQVISRHAAEDALFTADDGTPAAWAYRHIEANGRRRIFASLLHGTMANGMPSSIGLQKAEPGRQVVCMAGDGGISMLFGDLMTVVQQELPIKIAVYDNGKLGFVEIEQKAEGMLDTFTKLKNPNFAGVARALGLWGQTVSSADELETAVKDWLAQPGPALLHVHVNPMQLVMPPFMQVEPAVGMALYSARAVLHGRGGDVWEMVKENFL, from the coding sequence ATGGGCAAGCTGGTCGCGGATATCATTGTTGAAACTCTGCAAAGTGCAGGAGTCAAACATTGTTATGGCGTCGTCGGCGACACCCTCAATCTGATCGCCCGCTCGCTCGAAAGAAGCGAGATCGAGTGGATATCAATGAGACACGAAGAGGCGGGGGCGTTCGCCGCTCAGGCGGAGGCGCAGGTTGCCGATCGCCTGACCGCGGTCGCCGGCAGCTGCGGGCCCGGAAGCCTGCATTTCATCAACGGGATATTCGAGGCCAATCGCAACCGTGCGCCCGTCATCCTGATCGCAAGTCAGATCATTCGCGACGAATTGGGCTTCGAGTTCATCCAGGAGGTCGACTTCAAGCAGGTCTACAGGGACTGCAGCGTCTTCTGCGACATGATCCATACTCCGGAACAGGCGCGCCGGAAGACGGTGATCGCCTGTCAGACGGCCCTGGCGAAACGCGGAGTTGCCGTTCTGATCGTGCCGGCGGATATCTCTGCCTCGATTGTGGATGACAACATCCCCTATGCCGTGCACGTCGCCAAACCTATCACGCGACCGAACGATGCGGATCTCGGTGAGATCGCAGACATCCTCAACAGTAGCGAAAATGTCGTGCTGTACTGCGGATCGGGCTGCCAGGGCGCGCATCGGGAGATTCTCGCGGTCGCCAGCAAGCTGAAGGCGCCGATTGCGCATACGTCGCGCGCAAAGGACTTCCTTGAGTTTGACAATCCCTACAACATCGGAATGACCGGGATGCTCGGCAACGAGGCCGGATACCACGCCTTGCTGGATTGCGATGCGCTGCTGATGCTGGGCGCGGACTTTGCCTGGCGGCAATTCTACCCCGACAAGGCAAAGATTGTGCAGGTCGATATCGACCCGACCCACCTGGGACGGCGGCATCCGATCACGAAAGGCGTCGTCGGCGATGTGAAGGCAACGCTCGAGGCTCTGCTGCCGATGCTGGCCGAGCGCAGCGATGCCTCGTTTCGAAGCGCATATGTGAAGCGCTACGCGCAATATCGGGAGGCGGAGCGGGTCAAGGTTGCTGCCGGTCACGAAGGCCACATTCCTGGAAGCTATCTGACGCAGGTCATCAGCCGGCACGCCGCAGAGGATGCGTTGTTCACGGCCGACGACGGTACCCCGGCCGCCTGGGCCTATCGCCACATCGAGGCGAACGGCCGGCGCCGCATCTTCGCGAGCCTGCTTCACGGTACGATGGCGAACGGCATGCCGTCCTCCATTGGGCTCCAGAAGGCAGAGCCCGGCCGCCAAGTCGTGTGCATGGCCGGCGACGGCGGAATCTCGATGCTGTTCGGAGACCTGATGACGGTCGTCCAGCAGGAGTTGCCCATCAAGATAGCGGTCTACGACAACGGCAAGCTCGGCTTTGTGGAGATCGAGCAAAAGGCCGAGGGGATGCTCGATACTTTCACGAAGTTGAAAAACCCGAATTTCGCCGGCGTTGCGCGTGCGCTGGGTCTCTGGGGCCAGACGGTTTCGAGTGCGGACGAGTTGGAGACCGCGGTCAAGGATTGGTTGGCGCAACCGGGGCCCGCGCTTCTGCACGTACACGTCAACCCGATGCAGCTCGTCATGCCGCCATTCATGCAGGTCGAACCTGCAGTCGGGATGGCGCTCTATTCGGCTCGAGCCGTCCTGCATGGCCGTGGAGGAGACGTCTGGGAGATGGTGAAGGAGAACTTCCTCTAG